The following proteins are co-located in the Bathymodiolus thermophilus thioautotrophic gill symbiont genome:
- the trxA gene encoding thioredoxin TrxA — MNDKIKTVTDDSFESDVINASQVVLVDFWAPWCGPCKALAPILDEIAEEYDGKVVIAKINVDENDQMPPKYGVRGIPTILLFKEGEVAATKMGALSKAELSTFIDANI; from the coding sequence ATGAATGATAAAATTAAAACAGTAACAGATGATTCTTTTGAATCAGATGTCATTAACGCATCACAAGTAGTATTAGTAGATTTTTGGGCACCGTGGTGTGGCCCTTGTAAGGCGTTAGCGCCAATTTTGGACGAAATTGCCGAAGAATATGATGGCAAGGTTGTCATTGCCAAAATAAATGTAGATGAAAATGACCAGATGCCACCAAAATATGGTGTGCGTGGCATCCCAACAATATTGCTATTTAAAGAGGGTGAGGTTGCCGCTACTAAAATGGGCGCTTTATCTAAGGCAGAACTTAGCACTTTTATTGATGCTAATATTTAG
- the glnD gene encoding [protein-PII] uridylyltransferase, with protein sequence MQLEVFKEKYQALQSSLEVDFLKKPDAVKALVQRRSDEIDSLLCDIWRGFEVSNQLCLAAVGGYGRRELHLYSDIDLLILIPSGSHNVHQENLSKFLTFLWDVGLEVGHATRDIADCVANIHDLSVATNLLESRILIGKESLFLRMKVVIKSNDWSSRSFFVGKQKEQYERHLNYSNTAYNLEPNLKESPGGLRDIQTVAWVAKWYFDVDLLSDLVEKEYLTQGEYDLLIEAQSFLWKVRFALHIIAQRREDRVAFQYQRKVASVLGYEEGDSIAVEQFMRDYYQTATKVARLNDILLQLFEESVLHVQHLNARFVISHGYIYMTDSKVFTEQPSAFIEIFLLVAKHNYVSGISADTLRQMQKDIDLIGENYYKKRQNNRLFIELLQQKQGVNKALKLMNRYGVLERYIPAFGKITGLMQYDLFHAYTVDQHTLFVIRNLRRFFIGEFAQEFALCSEIATDIVKPELLFLAGLFHDIAKGRGGDHATLGAKDAQDFLKHHSLKAKDVALVSSLVEQHLLMTQVAQKQDLDDFDVIEQFAKTVKSVEFLEFLYLLTVADIRATKEDLWNSWKDSLLKKLFYKTKEHLQKTPKAPSITAQVKVVKQALAKAVIQQGYDRQKADVMLDTLPKDYFLRYQVDDILWHLQCLTRQSGKAIKVLSRLSEHNVVDIFVHSEDSKGLFFKLVSIIEKLGLDIVDAKILTSKDNKTYNTISVLQDEILEHTNINKVIEEELTQLVQSGADVKQMSDKYAHYHFDHKMEITFSHNDTWNLTEVEVNVIDKQGLLSNIAYIFYQLDFHLVNARISTMGERVEDVFFISNADNKPLSKLEQQTLSQYLQEKL encoded by the coding sequence ATGCAGTTAGAGGTTTTTAAAGAGAAATATCAGGCATTACAATCCTCTTTAGAAGTGGATTTTTTAAAAAAACCTGATGCGGTAAAGGCGTTGGTACAGAGGCGTAGTGATGAGATAGACAGTTTGTTGTGTGATATTTGGCGTGGGTTTGAGGTAAGTAATCAGTTGTGTTTGGCGGCAGTGGGTGGGTATGGTCGTCGGGAGTTACATTTGTATTCTGATATTGATTTACTGATTTTGATTCCGAGTGGTTCACATAATGTGCATCAGGAAAACTTATCTAAATTTTTAACTTTCTTATGGGATGTCGGGTTGGAAGTTGGACATGCAACTCGTGATATAGCAGATTGTGTGGCGAATATTCACGATTTGAGCGTGGCAACGAATTTGTTGGAATCCCGTATTTTGATTGGCAAAGAATCGTTGTTCTTAAGGATGAAAGTGGTAATTAAGTCAAATGACTGGTCATCTCGGTCGTTTTTTGTTGGCAAGCAAAAAGAACAGTATGAGCGCCATTTAAATTATTCTAATACTGCTTATAATTTAGAGCCTAATCTTAAAGAAAGCCCTGGAGGGTTGCGAGATATTCAGACGGTAGCGTGGGTGGCAAAGTGGTATTTTGATGTTGATTTATTGTCTGATTTGGTGGAAAAAGAATATTTAACTCAAGGTGAATATGATTTACTAATAGAAGCGCAGTCATTTTTATGGAAAGTGCGTTTTGCCTTGCACATTATTGCTCAGCGTCGGGAAGACCGAGTGGCGTTTCAGTATCAACGCAAAGTGGCAAGTGTATTGGGGTATGAAGAGGGCGATAGTATTGCGGTTGAGCAATTTATGCGTGATTATTATCAAACAGCAACAAAAGTGGCGCGTTTGAATGATATTTTGTTGCAATTATTTGAAGAGAGTGTGTTGCATGTGCAGCATTTGAATGCGCGCTTTGTCATTAGTCATGGTTATATTTATATGACTGATAGTAAAGTTTTTACCGAACAGCCTTCTGCTTTTATTGAGATTTTTTTGCTGGTCGCTAAGCATAATTATGTAAGTGGTATTAGTGCAGATACACTGAGACAAATGCAAAAAGATATAGATTTAATAGGTGAAAACTATTATAAAAAACGCCAAAATAATCGTCTATTTATTGAGTTGTTGCAACAAAAGCAGGGGGTTAATAAGGCACTCAAATTAATGAATCGTTATGGCGTGTTAGAGCGTTATATACCTGCTTTTGGCAAGATAACAGGGCTGATGCAATATGATTTATTTCATGCCTATACAGTGGATCAGCACACTTTGTTTGTGATTCGTAATCTTAGGCGTTTTTTCATTGGTGAGTTTGCTCAAGAGTTTGCGTTATGTAGTGAGATTGCGACAGATATTGTCAAGCCTGAGTTGTTATTTTTAGCAGGTTTGTTTCACGATATCGCCAAAGGACGAGGGGGCGATCATGCAACTTTGGGTGCAAAAGATGCACAAGATTTTCTTAAACATCATAGCCTTAAAGCCAAAGATGTTGCTTTGGTCTCAAGTTTGGTAGAGCAGCATTTATTAATGACACAAGTGGCACAAAAGCAAGATTTAGACGATTTTGATGTGATTGAGCAGTTTGCCAAAACCGTGAAGTCGGTTGAATTTTTGGAATTTTTATACTTACTGACGGTAGCAGATATTCGTGCTACCAAAGAAGACTTGTGGAACAGTTGGAAGGATTCTTTGCTCAAGAAATTGTTTTACAAAACCAAAGAACACCTGCAAAAAACCCCAAAAGCACCGAGTATTACTGCCCAAGTGAAAGTGGTCAAACAAGCACTGGCAAAGGCGGTGATACAGCAAGGATACGATAGACAAAAAGCAGATGTAATGTTAGACACCTTGCCAAAAGATTATTTTTTACGCTATCAGGTAGATGATATTTTGTGGCATTTACAGTGCCTCACTAGGCAAAGTGGTAAGGCGATTAAAGTTTTGAGTCGTTTATCAGAACATAATGTGGTGGATATTTTTGTACACAGTGAGGATTCCAAGGGCTTGTTTTTTAAGTTAGTGAGTATTATTGAAAAATTAGGCTTGGATATTGTTGATGCCAAGATTTTAACCAGTAAAGACAACAAAACTTATAATACAATTAGCGTCTTGCAAGATGAAATCCTAGAGCACACTAATATCAATAAAGTGATAGAAGAAGAATTAACGCAACTTGTGCAATCTGGTGCTGATGTGAAGCAAATGAGTGACAAATATGCACATTATCACTTTGACCATAAAATGGAAATTACATTCTCACATAACGACACTTGGAACTTGACCGAAGTGGAAGTAAATGTGATTGACAAACAGGGGTTGTTGTCGAATATTGCCTATATTTTTTACCAGTTAGATTTTCATTTGGTCAATGCGAGAATCTCAACCATGGGTGAACGAGTAGAAGATGTTTTTTTTATCAGTAATGCTGATAACAAGCCTCTTAGCAAATTAGAGCAACAAACATTAAGTCAGTATTTACAAGAAAAATTGTAA
- the ubiM gene encoding 5-demethoxyubiquinol-8 5-hydroxylase UbiM, which produces MQTNYDIVIIGGGPAGLSFACSMMGTNVRVLVVEKSNLEAISKPTYDGREIALTHLSLRILKKLGVWALIDQNEVSLLKEAKVFDGDSTSLLNFKSEGSGVEALGYLVPNYQLRQALYQRVLQADNITVITDTSVENVDYCGVHSKVIFADETTVEAKLVIAADSRFSNIRRKVGIPSIMKDFSKVMIVTKMKHEKSHQNTALECFDYGQTLALLPMIGNESSVVLTVAANKSQALIEMSEEDFNAKMTKDFRGELGQLTQVGERHFYPLVGVHAQTFIANRFALIGDAAVGMHPVTAHGFNLGLRGQDILATLVQEALMQGQDIGAQPLLNLFERKHIHLTKIMFFGTNGIVALFTNDAPMVKQIRRFVLNLAERFPPIKHLITQHLTESSKGAFPALKKRLGK; this is translated from the coding sequence ATGCAAACTAACTATGACATTGTTATTATTGGCGGTGGGCCAGCAGGACTAAGCTTTGCTTGCTCGATGATGGGTACTAATGTGCGGGTTTTGGTGGTGGAAAAATCCAATTTGGAAGCGATTTCTAAGCCAACTTATGACGGTAGGGAGATTGCGTTAACGCATTTGTCTCTTCGTATTTTGAAGAAGTTAGGTGTTTGGGCGTTGATAGATCAGAATGAGGTGTCTTTACTTAAAGAGGCAAAGGTTTTTGATGGCGATTCGACTTCGTTGTTGAATTTTAAATCTGAGGGTTCTGGTGTTGAGGCGTTGGGTTATTTGGTGCCAAATTACCAGTTGCGACAAGCGTTATATCAGCGTGTGTTGCAAGCGGATAATATTACGGTGATTACTGATACTTCGGTAGAGAATGTGGATTATTGTGGGGTACATTCAAAGGTTATTTTTGCAGATGAGACCACGGTTGAGGCTAAATTGGTGATTGCTGCAGACAGTCGTTTCTCTAATATTCGTCGTAAGGTGGGTATTCCGTCTATTATGAAAGATTTTTCCAAGGTAATGATTGTAACGAAGATGAAGCATGAGAAAAGTCATCAAAACACGGCTTTAGAATGTTTTGATTATGGGCAAACTTTGGCGCTATTGCCAATGATAGGAAATGAGTCTTCTGTGGTGTTGACTGTGGCAGCAAATAAGTCTCAGGCGCTAATAGAAATGAGTGAAGAGGACTTTAACGCCAAAATGACAAAAGATTTTAGAGGGGAATTAGGGCAGTTAACGCAAGTGGGTGAGCGTCATTTTTATCCATTGGTGGGTGTGCATGCGCAGACTTTTATTGCCAATCGTTTTGCATTGATTGGTGATGCGGCTGTGGGTATGCATCCGGTGACTGCACATGGTTTTAATTTAGGGTTGAGAGGGCAGGATATTTTAGCGACTTTGGTGCAGGAGGCGTTGATGCAGGGGCAGGATATTGGCGCACAGCCTTTGCTGAATTTGTTTGAAAGAAAGCATATTCATCTTACTAAAATAATGTTTTTTGGTACCAATGGTATTGTGGCATTATTTACCAATGATGCACCGATGGTGAAGCAAATTAGACGCTTTGTGCTGAATCTTGCTGAGCGTTTTCCGCCAATTAAGCATTTGATCACCCAGCATTTGACTGAATCTAGCAAAGGCGCTTTCCCTGCTTTAAAAAAGCGGTTGGGGAAATAA
- a CDS encoding methyltransferase family protein — MCIITTKHPSYIMIYVIIQFSCIFYLIFNTRLDSFNAFNYALLGIGFIIGLSAIMAMKLDNFNMQPTLKSQHKLITNGIYRWVRHPMYTSALTLCLALALSNNHLFSQLALLALTVILILKSNLEEKFLTQRFSNYQDYRKKTGYFVPFL; from the coding sequence ATGTGTATTATAACTACCAAGCACCCATCCTATATTATGATTTATGTCATCATTCAATTCAGTTGTATCTTTTATCTTATTTTTAACACACGCCTTGATTCTTTCAATGCATTCAACTACGCCCTACTCGGCATCGGTTTTATCATCGGACTCAGTGCCATCATGGCAATGAAATTAGATAATTTCAACATGCAACCCACCCTAAAAAGTCAACATAAATTAATCACGAACGGCATCTATCGCTGGGTACGCCACCCAATGTACACCAGCGCACTTACCCTATGCCTAGCACTCGCCCTAAGCAACAACCATCTATTCTCACAACTTGCCCTTTTGGCATTAACCGTCATTTTGATACTAAAGTCCAATTTAGAAGAAAAATTCCTTACCCAGCGCTTTTCTAATTATCAAGATTACAGAAAGAAAACTGGTTACTTCGTTCCTTTTTTATAA